In Acidobacteriota bacterium, the following proteins share a genomic window:
- a CDS encoding type II toxin-antitoxin system PemK/MazF family toxin, translating into MAGILRGDIRWADLNPGRGNEQAGQRPVLILSHDVFNERSGTVIAVAITGQPQRAGFPLTLELESKGLPKRSWVKISQIRTLAVERIGNRLGKAKPEEIAQVVDGLNEIIGP; encoded by the coding sequence ATGGCCGGAATACTGAGGGGCGATATTCGGTGGGCGGATTTGAACCCGGGGCGAGGGAATGAACAGGCCGGGCAGCGGCCGGTCCTGATTCTGAGTCACGATGTGTTCAACGAGCGTTCGGGTACGGTGATCGCCGTTGCGATCACGGGTCAGCCGCAGCGAGCGGGTTTCCCGCTGACACTGGAGCTCGAGTCGAAAGGCCTGCCGAAGCGGTCCTGGGTCAAGATCAGCCAGATCCGGACGTTGGCGGTCGAACGAATCGGGAACCGGCTCGGGAAAGCAAAGCCCGAGGAGATCGCCCAGGTCGTGGACGGGCTCAATGAAATCATCGGACCCTGA
- a CDS encoding ribbon-helix-helix protein, CopG family has product MGRSKVAITIDEALLRRLDHLVKQAVFRNRSQAIQVAVKEKLERVDQNRLARESGKLDPSFEKALAEEGLSEELRRWPEY; this is encoded by the coding sequence ATGGGACGATCTAAAGTGGCCATCACCATCGATGAAGCGCTCCTTCGGCGGCTGGATCATCTGGTGAAACAAGCCGTGTTCCGCAATCGCAGCCAGGCGATCCAAGTCGCGGTGAAGGAGAAGCTGGAGCGCGTCGATCAGAACCGGCTGGCGCGCGAGAGCGGCAAGCTGGATCCGAGTTTTGAAAAGGCCCTGGCGGAGGAGGGACTGTCGGAGGAGTTGAGGCGATGGCCGGAATACTGA